The genomic region ATAGTTGATATATTTTTACGGTTTCGCCTTGTGGTAAGAAGTCTTTTTCAGCAGGAAATTCTATCAAGCAGTTAGCTTTTGCTACGCTATCCATACGGTAGGACTCTTGCCCTTCAAGAGGCTTTACCCCTTGGGGAGTTTGTACTGCTTTGAAGAATACTGTGAGCTCTTTTCCTTTTTTCTTTATTGTAGAGAGGAGAGTTGCTTCTGTCTGCTCGTGGAAGCTATCGTGTGCACCTGTGAGGGCAAGCAGGAAAGGTTTTACATAGATGTGGAAGCAAGTGAATACCGAGGCTGGGTTGCCTGGCATTGCAAATACATATTTATCGCCCCGCTTGCCGAAGTATAAGGGTTTACCTGGTTTTTGCTTTATCTTGTAGAAGATTTCGGTAACGCCTGCTTCTTGAAGGGCACCTCGCACGTAGTCGTAATCACCTACTGAGATGCCACCTGTGAGCAGTAGGACGTCAACCTCGGCAAGGGTTTTTTCTATGGCATTGAGGGTAGCCCCCTTGGTGTCATTGACCATTGTAATGCGCTGCAAATGTTGCCCTAAGGCTATGAGTTCAGCGTGGAGGGTGTAGGCATTGGAGTTGTATATCTTTCCTTCAACGAGGGGTTCGCCCAAGTCAAGCAATTCGTCGCCTGTGACCAAAACACCTATTTTGAGCTTGTGATATACGCATATCGTTGGGATACCGAATCCTGCTAAGAAGCCTATCACCTGTGGAGTGATCAGAGTATGAGCAGGTAGAATTGTAGTGCCTATCTCGGTTTGTGAGCCTTTGAGGCGGATGTTGTCACCCTGCTTTACTTCCTCGCGATTGAAGTGAATAAGGTCGCCCTCGAGAGTTACTTTTTCTTGGATGACAACTGTATCAACACCCTCTGGTACTTTTGCCCCTGTAAAGATACGTACCGCCTCGCCTTTACCGAGATGAAAATCAGTTGGCAACTGGCCTGCAGCAATGACCTGAGTAACGGTCAGTGGAGTGTTATCGGCGAGATCAGCATAGCGAAAGCCATAACCATCCATTGCTGAGTTATCAAACGAGGGGACAGCCACTGGAGCTACAATAGCTTCAGCAGTGTAGTGCCCCAAGCTCTTGATCAGTGGCTTGAAGGTCGGCTGTGTGAGGTATCGCTCAGCCTCGATGAGGCGCCGTGCTTCGGATACAGTAATGAAATAATTCATCTTAGAATGCTTTGTCGTTATGTCTATTTTTACCTATGGATATTTAAAAAAAACTAACCTCCTATTTTTATCATACTTCGATTGATGATCTGCTCTTGGCGGACGGTTTTCATTGATGAGAACTGACCTCCTTTTTCTTTGTGTTTACGCCAAATGCCGTCTTTGATAGCCTCTTCCAAAGGTATTCCTTCACGATAGAGACTCAGCAGGTCAAACTCTTCAGCGCCGAAGAGACAGTTTTTCATTTTGCCGTCGGAGGTGAGCCTAATGCGGTTGCAACCTCCACAGAAGGCGGCACTCATCGTTGAGATGAAGCCAAAAGTACCTTTGCTATCTGTGCTGAGACGGTATTTTTTCGAGGTATCGTGTACACCATCTTCGAGCTTTAGGTAGTTATGCTCACTGCCGATTGCTTCAAGCATTTCTTTGATAGGCATCACCTTCTCACGCTCCCAGTCGTTTTTGGTGAAAGGCATAAACTCAATAAAGCGCATCTCAATAGGGTAGAGCTCAGAGAGGTGTACCAGTGGGAGGAGCTCATCATCGTTAAGCCCTTTCATTATCACAGCGTTGAGCTTGACATTATAGCCTCTATCGATGCTGTGAATGATATTCTGAAATACCTTAGGCAGTGTGTCGCGTTTAGTAATTTGCTTGAAACGCTCTGGAATGAGTGAATCGATACTAATGTTCAAATCCTTAAGCCCAATCTCTTCAAAGAGTTCAAAATACTTATCAAGGAGCACGCCGTTGGTAGTTACTCCTATTTTTACTTTTAGGGTAGCCAATTTACGCATTATCAATGCAAAGTCGTGCCGCACCAAGGGCTCACCACCCGTTACACGTATCTTATCAATGCCGAAATGCTCGACAAATACACGCGCAATACCGTAGATTTCCTCAGGGGTCATCAGTCCTGAGGCAGCAGTGCAGCTAAAGGGCTCGTCGGGCATACAGTAGAGGCAGCGGAAGTTACAGCTATCGGTGATTGAAATACGTAGGTAGGTATGCCGCCGCCCGAATGAGTCTACTAAATCAGTACTCATTTTCTTCTTCTTTTTCGTCTCCTTTGTATATTTTCCCTGTAGGGATACGAGGTATGTATCTGAGGAAGAAGAGCAGGCAGAGGAAGATCACCGTTGAGCCTATTGCAGCCCAAGTAGCGAAGGTCTGTACGTTGATCTCTGTGTTGTATAAGTACAACGCCTTATTGATCGTGCCATAGAGTAGCCACATCTGCAAGGCAATAAACATCGTGTATATTGCAATAACAAAAGAGAGCATCTCGTTGATGCGGAAGGTTACTTTTGTTATTGGTTTTTTTCTGATAGGCATAGTTCTTTTTATTTAATGGTTAGGAAATAGGATTGGCTATTTGGCGGCAAAGGTACAAAAAGTTTTTGATTAATGGTGCATCTTGTGGTTTTTTTGTATCTCATTGCTGTAGTCGTAATCTTCAACATAGATACGGTTGTCCTTAACCACTACTGCCAATTTGGGCAGTGGGCGTGGTGGAGGACCTTGGAGCACTTTCCCTGAATCAGCATCAAAAATACCGTGGTGACAAGGGCAGAAGATGACTCCCTCTTCGTGCTTGTAGATCACCCCACAGGAGAGGTGTGTACACTTTTGCTCGTACACCTTCCACTCATTTTCAGCCATACGGATGAGCATATAAGGGTTACGATGGTCCTGATTGATGTAGAAGGTAGTTTGCTCGCCTACTTTCAGGGTATCGACGTCGATGCCTGTGTAATAATCCTTAATACGCTTGCGTTTGTGGAAATGGTTGAACAAGGGTATGAAGACATTGGTAACTGCCATCAGCCCAGAGAAGAAGGTCATCACTTTGAGAAATTCTCGGCGTGAGACGTAGCCTGCTTCGCGCTTTTTAATGGGAAAATCAGCTTTCCAATCGGGTATATTTTGCTTATTTGTCATTGTCTTATAGATATATTAAACGGTTAGAAAACTTTGAGTTCTTCACTGCCTTCGGGCATCATAATGTTCACTTTGGTAGTTACTACTTCCTTACCAAAGATAAACTTATTGACAGGGGTGCTTTTAGGGCGTTTTTTCTTGACGTTCTCGCGGGTGTCGAACGTGAGGGCGCCACTGGGGCAGACGGTGGCACACATCGGCTTAAGGCCGATGCTGGTGCGGTCGTAGCACATATTGCACTTCATCATCAGCATTGCACTTTGATCGGGTATCTTAGGTACACCAAAGGGGCAGGACATCACGCAGTTAGCACATCCAATACATTTGGAGACGTCAGCTGAGTGCACCACACCAAACTCATCTTTGGTGATGGCATCCGCAGGGCAGACGTTGGCACAGATGGGGTCATCGCAGTGCATACACACCTGTACGGTGGTTTGTACGGTTTCAGCCCTATCGACATAGTGTATATGTATCATTGAGGTTTCTCCATTAGTTTCGCATTCTGCACAAGCCATCTCACAGGAGTGGCAGCCTATGCAGCGCTGCATATCTAAGAAGAACTCCATATCGTTGAAATTCTCAAACTTTTCAGCCATAAGAAAATATTTTTAGGTATAAAATCTTTGATATTAATTATTGAACACTTGTGAAAGAGTCTCCTATGCGTTACTCTTCCGTTGTTCCTCCGTTGCGTGCTTACTCTCCTTCCTCTTCTAAATAGTGGATATCTCTACTCATATAGGCGTAATCGGCGGAGTTGGCGGCGCGTTTTTTGCCTGTATTTTCCAAATTACAAGTGCAGACCTTGAATTCTGGCATCTTCGAGATAGGGTCTAAGCCCTCTAATCCCATAGTCAGCTGGTTGATAGAGCTAACACCTCCCCAGTGATAAGGTACGAACACGGTGTCTTTCCTAATAGTCTC from Capnocytophaga haemolytica harbors:
- a CDS encoding C4-dicarboxylate ABC transporter permease, coding for MPIRKKPITKVTFRINEMLSFVIAIYTMFIALQMWLLYGTINKALYLYNTEINVQTFATWAAIGSTVIFLCLLFFLRYIPRIPTGKIYKGDEKEEENEY
- a CDS encoding molybdopterin molybdotransferase MoeA, producing the protein MNYFITVSEARRLIEAERYLTQPTFKPLIKSLGHYTAEAIVAPVAVPSFDNSAMDGYGFRYADLADNTPLTVTQVIAAGQLPTDFHLGKGEAVRIFTGAKVPEGVDTVVIQEKVTLEGDLIHFNREEVKQGDNIRLKGSQTEIGTTILPAHTLITPQVIGFLAGFGIPTICVYHKLKIGVLVTGDELLDLGEPLVEGKIYNSNAYTLHAELIALGQHLQRITMVNDTKGATLNAIEKTLAEVDVLLLTGGISVGDYDYVRGALQEAGVTEIFYKIKQKPGKPLYFGKRGDKYVFAMPGNPASVFTCFHIYVKPFLLALTGAHDSFHEQTEATLLSTIKKKGKELTVFFKAVQTPQGVKPLEGQESYRMDSVAKANCLIEFPAEKDFLPQGETVKIYQL
- the moaA gene encoding GTP 3',8-cyclase MoaA; its protein translation is MSTDLVDSFGRRHTYLRISITDSCNFRCLYCMPDEPFSCTAASGLMTPEEIYGIARVFVEHFGIDKIRVTGGEPLVRHDFALIMRKLATLKVKIGVTTNGVLLDKYFELFEEIGLKDLNISIDSLIPERFKQITKRDTLPKVFQNIIHSIDRGYNVKLNAVIMKGLNDDELLPLVHLSELYPIEMRFIEFMPFTKNDWEREKVMPIKEMLEAIGSEHNYLKLEDGVHDTSKKYRLSTDSKGTFGFISTMSAAFCGGCNRIRLTSDGKMKNCLFGAEEFDLLSLYREGIPLEEAIKDGIWRKHKEKGGQFSSMKTVRQEQIINRSMIKIGG
- a CDS encoding 4Fe-4S dicluster domain-containing protein, whose translation is MAEKFENFNDMEFFLDMQRCIGCHSCEMACAECETNGETSMIHIHYVDRAETVQTTVQVCMHCDDPICANVCPADAITKDEFGVVHSADVSKCIGCANCVMSCPFGVPKIPDQSAMLMMKCNMCYDRTSIGLKPMCATVCPSGALTFDTRENVKKKRPKSTPVNKFIFGKEVVTTKVNIMMPEGSEELKVF
- a CDS encoding ubiquinol-cytochrome c reductase iron-sulfur subunit; the protein is MTNKQNIPDWKADFPIKKREAGYVSRREFLKVMTFFSGLMAVTNVFIPLFNHFHKRKRIKDYYTGIDVDTLKVGEQTTFYINQDHRNPYMLIRMAENEWKVYEQKCTHLSCGVIYKHEEGVIFCPCHHGIFDADSGKVLQGPPPRPLPKLAVVVKDNRIYVEDYDYSNEIQKNHKMHH